The following coding sequences lie in one Alicyclobacillus curvatus genomic window:
- a CDS encoding alpha/beta fold hydrolase, which yields MTAAQRYCSVATLQKAKEVLFMQQAIVLEHRGMTLRGMLHSPERQSDEHVPAVILFHGFTGNKLEPHRLFLKISRALEAAGLACFRFDFLGSGESDGEFHEMTLSGEVSDANAILDMVKNYPGVDKNRVNLLGLSMGGLVASLVAGSRPSDVHRLVLMAPAATMYRIADELERKQAAGEIDTVAIGGSDGHGASEGHEGHEGHDGNGSNDLAYDHSGNLVGQAFVDELRDLDAYAVAKGYDGPVLLIHGTRDEAVPYQVSHEYQEKCYGDKATLRIIEGADHTFNRYTWESEVIHAIREFLG from the coding sequence ATCACTGCAGCACAGCGGTACTGTAGTGTCGCGACGTTGCAGAAGGCGAAGGAGGTTCTCTTTATGCAACAGGCTATTGTTCTCGAACATCGTGGGATGACGCTCAGAGGGATGCTTCATTCCCCGGAACGACAGAGTGATGAGCACGTGCCGGCCGTCATTTTGTTCCACGGTTTTACGGGTAATAAACTTGAACCCCACCGACTGTTCCTGAAAATTTCACGCGCGTTGGAAGCAGCAGGTTTGGCTTGTTTCCGATTTGATTTTCTGGGGTCCGGTGAAAGCGACGGAGAGTTCCACGAGATGACGCTGTCCGGGGAAGTGTCAGATGCGAACGCCATCCTCGATATGGTCAAAAATTACCCCGGGGTTGACAAGAATCGAGTCAATCTGCTCGGACTGAGCATGGGTGGTCTGGTCGCGAGTCTGGTAGCAGGCAGTCGCCCAAGCGATGTTCACCGATTGGTTCTGATGGCGCCGGCTGCTACGATGTATCGGATCGCCGATGAGTTAGAGCGGAAACAAGCAGCGGGGGAAATTGACACGGTCGCCATTGGCGGGAGTGATGGGCACGGCGCGAGTGAAGGCCATGAAGGCCATGAAGGCCATGATGGCAATGGGAGCAATGACTTGGCATACGACCACAGCGGCAACCTCGTTGGGCAGGCGTTCGTCGATGAACTGCGCGACCTGGATGCATACGCTGTCGCCAAGGGGTATGACGGGCCCGTGCTGCTGATTCACGGTACCAGGGATGAGGCTGTCCCATATCAGGTTTCGCACGAATACCAGGAAAAGTGTTATGGCGATAAGGCGACGCTCCGAATTATTGAAGGGGCCGATCACACCTTCAACCGCTACACATGGGAATCAGAGGTCATCCACGCTATCCGAGAGTTTCTGGGCTAA
- a CDS encoding acetamidase/formamidase family protein: MTIHYIEPSEDTLHGPFSKDRAAVMTIDSGDTVRFKTLDAGWGLEPFSEEGTRRQFEPRQQGHALCGPVAVRGAKPGMVLEVQINNLVPGAWGWTSAGGFGHPVNKWLGLADDEGLTLNWAIDNERMTATHPLGHQIALRPFMGVMGMPADVDGMQPTAPPRFCGGNIDCKELTAGSTLYLPIAVEGGLFSTGDGHGVQGDGEVSVTAIECPMDLVDLTLTVRSDLHLSMPRAKTAAGWITFGFHEDLNEASMIALSQMLDLMEELYGYTRKEALGLASLVVDLRITQIVNGAKGCHAILRHDAISGLRPRVD, encoded by the coding sequence ATGACCATCCATTATATTGAACCAAGTGAAGATACCCTTCATGGACCATTTTCGAAAGACAGGGCTGCAGTCATGACCATTGACTCCGGGGACACCGTCCGATTTAAAACTCTTGACGCCGGCTGGGGGCTTGAGCCGTTTTCCGAAGAGGGAACAAGGCGGCAGTTTGAACCGAGACAGCAGGGCCACGCCCTGTGTGGGCCAGTCGCCGTCCGAGGGGCGAAGCCGGGAATGGTGCTGGAGGTGCAAATCAACAACCTCGTTCCAGGCGCATGGGGTTGGACATCTGCAGGCGGATTCGGCCACCCCGTCAACAAGTGGCTTGGCTTGGCAGATGATGAGGGACTGACGTTAAACTGGGCTATCGACAACGAGCGTATGACGGCAACTCATCCGCTCGGTCATCAAATCGCCCTTCGACCATTCATGGGCGTCATGGGAATGCCTGCTGATGTCGATGGAATGCAGCCGACTGCGCCACCGCGCTTTTGCGGAGGCAACATCGACTGCAAGGAACTTACCGCTGGCAGCACACTCTATTTGCCCATTGCGGTGGAGGGCGGTCTCTTCTCCACCGGCGACGGACACGGCGTTCAGGGAGACGGAGAGGTGTCGGTGACCGCCATTGAGTGCCCGATGGATTTAGTCGACCTCACGCTGACGGTCCGATCCGATCTCCACTTGTCGATGCCCCGAGCAAAAACCGCTGCGGGTTGGATCACGTTTGGGTTCCACGAAGACCTCAACGAAGCTTCGATGATTGCGCTGAGCCAAATGCTCGATTTGATGGAAGAACTGTACGGATACACACGCAAGGAGGCGCTGGGACTAGCAAGCCTGGTCGTCGATTTGCGCATCACCCAGATTGTCAATGGAGCGAAGGGCTGCCATGCCATCCTGCGACACGACGCCATCAGTGGACTCCGTCCAAGAGTAGACTAA
- a CDS encoding pentapeptide repeat-containing protein, with the protein MGRPPAWGVRFNGKVACAGACHFRTRLDHTRLDHTRLDHTRFDHTRLDHTRLDHTRLDHTRFDHTRLTVLVLTVLVLTAIFV; encoded by the coding sequence ATGGGAAGACCGCCAGCTTGGGGTGTAAGGTTCAACGGAAAAGTGGCATGCGCAGGCGCATGCCACTTCCGTACTCGTCTTGACCACACTCGTCTTGACCACACTCGTCTTGACCACACTCGTTTTGACCACACTCGTCTTGACCATACTCGTCTTGACCATACTCGTCTTGACCATACTCGTTTTGACCACACTCGTCTGACCGTACTCGTTTTGACCGTACTCGTCTTGACCGCAATTTTCGTGTAA
- a CDS encoding YkuS family protein, which translates to MTKIAVERGLDPVKSYLEQQGFQVIDMENEASSAKDASVICVTGADKNLMGMQDVVVGAPVVSCEGLSPEQVLERVREYVH; encoded by the coding sequence ATGACGAAAATTGCCGTAGAACGCGGGCTCGATCCCGTTAAATCCTACCTCGAACAACAGGGCTTCCAGGTGATCGACATGGAGAATGAGGCGTCATCTGCAAAGGACGCGAGTGTCATCTGCGTCACAGGTGCAGACAAAAACTTGATGGGCATGCAGGACGTCGTTGTGGGTGCTCCGGTCGTCTCCTGCGAAGGGCTCTCCCCGGAACAAGTACTGGAACGGGTCAGGGAGTACGTTCACTAG
- a CDS encoding biotin transporter BioY — translation MRRIVMTVRGVVFSALFAALLVVLSFFSLPVGPVPIVLDNLVVLLAGALLGPLYGFFSMFLIVVLIAVGVPLLGGHGGLGLILGPSGGYVVAWPFAALLVGLLVPRIKGRGALVYLKGFIWTEIFGVLFVDAVGAPWLMHVLHFSLAKTLAQGFYIFLPGDTIKAIIATGIWMAVRNTYPVARLVGRSGDDIVEAAPRT, via the coding sequence ATGAGGAGGATCGTCATGACGGTTCGCGGCGTTGTGTTTAGTGCCTTGTTTGCAGCACTTCTAGTCGTGCTGAGTTTTTTCAGTCTCCCGGTGGGACCAGTACCGATTGTACTCGATAATCTGGTGGTCTTGCTCGCGGGTGCCTTACTCGGGCCCTTATATGGATTTTTTAGTATGTTTCTGATTGTGGTCCTCATCGCGGTTGGCGTTCCCCTGCTTGGCGGTCACGGGGGTCTTGGACTCATTCTTGGGCCGAGCGGCGGCTATGTTGTCGCCTGGCCGTTCGCCGCTCTTCTTGTTGGCCTGTTGGTGCCCCGTATCAAGGGTCGCGGCGCTCTTGTCTATCTGAAGGGTTTTATCTGGACGGAGATCTTCGGGGTGCTGTTCGTTGACGCCGTCGGCGCTCCCTGGCTGATGCATGTGTTGCATTTCTCGCTTGCCAAGACGCTCGCCCAAGGTTTCTACATCTTTCTGCCGGGTGACACCATCAAGGCCATTATTGCTACAGGGATATGGATGGCTGTTCGGAACACATATCCCGTGGCACGCCTTGTCGGACGCAGCGGTGACGATATTGTGGAGGCCGCACCGCGTACGTAA
- a CDS encoding ATP-binding cassette domain-containing protein yields the protein MSALITLRNVAVIRRRSDSLIHALDDISLEVSRGQWLGIIGHNGSGKSTLARVLSGLGRISGGDVTRGPDGSPTRGDSPTQRHADSQRDSEPQHDVRAQAQIRMVLQNPDAQIVGETVYEDLCFGMENVCIPPSEMPAKARQALRDVGLDVSLDTPILHLSGGQKQLLCVAAALVTSPDCIVFDESTAMLDPLSRQQLLDTVTGLHRCGLTVVWITQWSEELTHADVVLALQDGRTVFYGPPREFFYGVCTRLGYPSPYAVQVAKALADQGVFLTGQPITPGELHEELDSKRCRNEH from the coding sequence ATGTCCGCGCTCATCACATTGAGAAACGTTGCCGTGATCCGCCGCCGATCCGATTCCCTCATCCACGCACTCGACGACATTTCGCTCGAAGTATCACGGGGGCAATGGCTCGGCATCATCGGTCACAATGGCAGCGGAAAATCCACCTTAGCCAGAGTCCTGTCAGGACTAGGCAGAATTTCTGGAGGGGACGTAACGCGAGGCCCGGATGGTTCCCCAACTCGGGGCGATTCGCCGACTCAACGTCATGCCGACTCTCAGCGTGATTCCGAGCCCCAGCATGATGTTCGAGCGCAAGCCCAAATTCGGATGGTCCTGCAAAACCCGGATGCCCAGATTGTCGGTGAAACCGTGTATGAGGACCTGTGTTTCGGCATGGAAAATGTCTGCATTCCGCCAAGCGAAATGCCAGCCAAGGCGAGGCAGGCGCTTCGAGATGTCGGACTGGATGTGTCCCTTGATACCCCCATCCTTCACCTGTCCGGTGGACAAAAGCAACTGCTCTGTGTGGCGGCTGCCTTGGTTACGAGTCCAGACTGCATTGTGTTCGACGAGTCGACTGCCATGCTCGATCCGCTCTCACGCCAACAACTTCTCGATACGGTCACCGGGTTGCATCGGTGCGGACTCACGGTCGTTTGGATCACGCAGTGGAGTGAAGAACTCACACATGCCGACGTGGTGCTGGCGCTTCAAGACGGGCGCACCGTCTTTTATGGCCCTCCGCGAGAGTTCTTCTACGGTGTCTGCACGAGACTCGGCTATCCATCCCCGTACGCAGTTCAAGTTGCAAAAGCGCTCGCCGACCAAGGTGTGTTCCTGACCGGGCAGCCAATAACTCCCGGGGAACTGCATGAGGAACTTGACTCCAAGAGGTGCAGGAATGAGCATTGA
- a CDS encoding ATP-binding cassette domain-containing protein has product MSIDLKLVSAVAIQRVNLSLSAGSLTLVVGKTGAGKSTLLRCISGLERPTEGDIVIDGTPLWKGNRVQIRAIQNLTMVFQSPEQQLFATSVKKEFEYSLRPCRLPEDVAQQRIGQALETVGMPIALLDVAPKALSGGQQRRIGIATALATQPAWLLLDEPTAGLDAPAAQRLSSDMRKMADGGQGVIVATHDLDVWLPLADRLLIMQNGNVAADLKAAEAMENPAILADSDVGLPASAQCTAYLRQRGWDISPGALSPAEAAQQIIRNLERAKVVAVAAQAQAQAQAQAQAQAQPQVPQVPQVPQVPQVPQVPQVPQVPQVPQVPQVAQVAQVAQVAQVAQCGQTAQTAKTAKRDFRRLVIEMDARAKWFTYALLSVVIVTVPMAGILPSSAVVLLLAVTCRVPFIRFWHVSRPFLIFMAFTVVFSGLTWPIGYSIPHGVRTLLSLVRILLILMLGVWFTDLTSTLEMKRGLEVALSWLKPLRIPVEAIAFGASLVLRFIPILGAEAKKFAEVSQIRAKRIGRSGQVRLREAPTLLMPLLFSLFQLGEDLSFAMEARGFIRFGMPRTTGSTVNWGRKDTLFTLSALMLSALVVVVSLS; this is encoded by the coding sequence ATGAGCATTGACCTAAAATTGGTGTCAGCCGTCGCCATACAAAGAGTTAACCTCTCTCTGTCAGCAGGCTCACTTACACTCGTCGTTGGCAAAACAGGTGCGGGGAAGTCAACCCTGTTGCGCTGCATTTCTGGGCTCGAACGGCCAACAGAGGGCGACATCGTCATCGATGGAACCCCTCTCTGGAAAGGCAACCGCGTCCAGATTCGAGCCATTCAAAACCTGACCATGGTGTTTCAATCTCCGGAACAACAACTGTTTGCGACTTCGGTGAAGAAGGAATTCGAGTATTCGCTCCGCCCGTGCAGACTTCCCGAGGATGTGGCGCAGCAGCGCATCGGGCAGGCGCTCGAGACTGTTGGCATGCCCATAGCGCTCCTTGACGTCGCCCCGAAGGCGTTGAGTGGTGGGCAGCAGCGGCGGATCGGCATTGCAACCGCGCTCGCCACACAGCCAGCGTGGTTGCTTCTTGACGAGCCCACGGCAGGGCTTGATGCGCCTGCAGCTCAGCGTCTTTCGAGCGATATGCGGAAAATGGCCGACGGCGGTCAGGGAGTGATTGTTGCCACGCACGATCTCGACGTTTGGCTCCCCCTCGCCGACCGCCTTCTCATCATGCAAAACGGAAACGTTGCTGCCGACCTAAAAGCCGCAGAAGCTATGGAGAACCCGGCAATTCTGGCGGATTCTGATGTGGGCTTGCCTGCATCCGCGCAGTGCACCGCTTACCTCCGGCAGCGCGGGTGGGATATTTCTCCCGGCGCCCTGTCGCCAGCTGAGGCGGCCCAGCAGATAATCCGTAATCTCGAGCGGGCCAAAGTGGTCGCGGTCGCGGCTCAGGCTCAGGCTCAGGCTCAGGCTCAGGCTCAGGCTCAGGCTCAGCCTCAAGTGCCTCAAGTGCCTCAAGTGCCTCAAGTGCCTCAAGTGCCTCAAGTGCCTCAAGTGCCTCAAGTGCCTCAAGTGCCTCAAGTGCCTCAAGTGGCTCAAGTGGCTCAAGTGGCTCAAGTGGCTCAAGTGGCTCAATGCGGTCAGACAGCTCAGACAGCGAAGACAGCGAAGAGAGACTTTAGGCGGCTTGTTATCGAGATGGATGCCCGTGCAAAATGGTTCACCTATGCTCTCTTATCCGTGGTCATTGTCACAGTTCCGATGGCAGGCATTCTACCCTCTAGCGCTGTAGTCCTGTTGTTGGCTGTTACCTGTCGCGTGCCCTTTATCCGCTTTTGGCATGTCAGCCGACCTTTTCTCATCTTTATGGCGTTTACGGTCGTCTTCTCAGGGCTAACCTGGCCAATTGGATATTCCATTCCACATGGCGTCCGCACTTTGCTGTCACTCGTCCGGATTTTGCTCATTCTTATGCTCGGTGTGTGGTTTACAGACTTGACCAGCACTCTTGAGATGAAACGCGGACTTGAAGTGGCCCTGAGTTGGCTGAAGCCACTTCGTATCCCTGTCGAGGCCATTGCGTTTGGAGCATCACTCGTTCTTCGATTCATCCCGATACTCGGTGCAGAGGCGAAAAAGTTTGCTGAAGTGTCTCAGATACGAGCGAAACGTATTGGCCGCAGCGGACAAGTTCGCTTGCGAGAAGCACCCACATTACTGATGCCGTTGCTGTTTTCCCTCTTCCAACTGGGCGAAGATTTGTCGTTTGCCATGGAGGCACGAGGGTTCATACGTTTTGGCATGCCTCGCACAACAGGTTCAACCGTTAACTGGGGCCGAAAAGACACCCTCTTTACCCTGTCAGCGCTGATGCTGAGCGCTCTCGTAGTGGTGGTGTCGCTCTCGTAG
- a CDS encoding EamA family transporter has product MNTRTLVAVAVTLVFWSSAFAGIRAGLEGGYTPGHLVLLRFLSASLVFIIYAFFRRVHLPKGKDWIRLALLGFAGITIYHTSLTFGEQSVPAGTASLIIAAAPAFTSIIAMFALRERLTPVGWFGTLLGFVGVGVIAIGSGGAPGFTKGALLILLSAVMTALFFVYQKPLHGKYSAIDLTAYFTWFGTLPMLVFLPGMWHDVAHATLGATLSGIYIGVFPAAVAYVAWAIALAGAPAGVVSSTLYINPVLAIGIAWVWLGELPHIVSIFGGIIAVIGVTIVNLWGTKGRRKRAKSVRSTMLAETADGPVADPLRVD; this is encoded by the coding sequence ATGAACACACGTACTTTGGTTGCTGTCGCTGTCACACTCGTGTTTTGGTCTTCAGCGTTTGCGGGGATTCGTGCGGGGCTTGAGGGAGGGTACACACCAGGGCACTTAGTGCTTCTGCGCTTCCTGTCGGCTTCGCTTGTCTTCATCATCTATGCGTTCTTTCGCCGAGTGCACTTGCCAAAGGGGAAGGATTGGATAAGGCTCGCATTACTCGGGTTTGCGGGCATTACGATTTATCACACGTCGCTCACTTTTGGTGAGCAGAGTGTTCCAGCCGGGACGGCAAGTCTTATCATCGCAGCTGCACCTGCGTTCACGTCCATCATCGCCATGTTTGCACTGCGTGAGCGATTGACCCCAGTCGGATGGTTTGGAACGCTGCTTGGCTTTGTGGGAGTAGGTGTGATTGCTATCGGATCGGGCGGAGCACCTGGTTTTACAAAGGGTGCGCTGCTGATTCTGCTCTCTGCGGTGATGACTGCACTCTTCTTTGTCTATCAAAAACCCCTGCACGGTAAATATAGCGCCATCGATCTGACCGCCTACTTCACCTGGTTTGGCACACTTCCCATGCTGGTCTTTCTTCCGGGAATGTGGCACGACGTGGCCCACGCAACGCTCGGTGCCACGCTGTCAGGGATATATATCGGGGTATTTCCGGCTGCTGTCGCGTACGTCGCGTGGGCCATTGCTTTGGCGGGTGCCCCGGCAGGAGTCGTATCGAGCACGCTCTACATTAACCCGGTGCTCGCTATCGGCATCGCCTGGGTCTGGCTTGGCGAGCTCCCGCACATCGTCTCTATTTTTGGAGGCATCATTGCGGTTATCGGCGTGACGATTGTGAATCTGTGGGGTACGAAAGGGCGAAGGAAGCGGGCGAAATCTGTGAGATCGACCATGCTTGCGGAAACGGCGGACGGACCCGTTGCGGACCCACTCAGGGTTGACTGA
- a CDS encoding NAD(P)H-quinone oxidoreductase, whose translation MKAVLMHEFGDSDVLYIGETETPQVGDGELLVRVRATALNRADLLQRMGYYPPPKGASEIIGLEMAGEIVDVGGGVTGYRVGDRVCALLPGGGYAQYAVIPADMAMPLPENLSFEQGAAIPEVFLTAYLNLVQLGGFQSGMDVLIHAGASGVGTAAIQLVRELGGRSLVTAGSPDKLARCSELGAAAGWNYKSGSFVAFVDEQTEGRGVDIILDFVGAPYLADNLKSLAMDGRVVIIGTMGGAKASEVDLGTILARRLQVIGTALRSRSAKQKAALTRAFWDFAFPRFSDGRLMPVIDTVMDWNDVKAAHDRMAANQNTGKIVLRVSD comes from the coding sequence TTGAAGGCTGTTCTCATGCATGAGTTTGGTGACTCGGATGTCCTATACATCGGTGAGACTGAGACGCCACAGGTTGGCGACGGAGAACTTCTGGTGCGTGTGCGCGCTACGGCCCTGAACCGGGCCGATTTGTTGCAACGGATGGGCTATTACCCACCTCCGAAAGGTGCATCAGAGATTATCGGCCTCGAGATGGCTGGCGAGATTGTTGATGTGGGTGGGGGAGTCACAGGTTATCGGGTCGGTGATAGGGTTTGCGCCTTGCTTCCTGGCGGTGGCTATGCACAGTATGCGGTCATTCCCGCCGATATGGCGATGCCACTTCCCGAGAACCTCAGTTTTGAGCAAGGGGCTGCCATCCCCGAGGTATTTCTGACGGCGTACCTAAACCTTGTTCAACTTGGCGGATTCCAAAGCGGGATGGATGTCCTCATTCACGCGGGCGCGAGTGGAGTGGGCACGGCCGCCATCCAACTCGTACGTGAACTCGGTGGACGATCCCTTGTCACAGCTGGCAGCCCAGACAAACTCGCGCGTTGCAGTGAGCTCGGTGCTGCGGCGGGATGGAACTACAAGAGCGGATCATTCGTGGCGTTCGTGGACGAACAGACAGAGGGACGCGGTGTCGACATCATCCTCGACTTTGTCGGCGCGCCTTATCTGGCGGACAACCTGAAATCATTGGCAATGGACGGCAGGGTCGTCATCATTGGTACAATGGGTGGAGCAAAAGCGAGCGAAGTCGACCTTGGAACCATCCTCGCGCGCCGGTTGCAGGTGATAGGAACGGCTTTACGATCGCGATCGGCAAAGCAAAAAGCGGCACTCACACGCGCCTTTTGGGATTTTGCCTTCCCGCGGTTCTCGGACGGACGACTGATGCCCGTCATCGACACTGTAATGGATTGGAACGACGTTAAAGCGGCTCACGACAGAATGGCTGCCAACCAGAATACAGGCAAAATCGTGCTTCGTGTGAGTGACTGA